CCTGACCCAATCAGAATCTTCCCTGGGCAATTGGCTCACGGGCATTGTCATTAACTCTTTTTTTATCGCCAGTCTCAGCGGCATTGGGTTATGGATATTGCAAATTAAATTAGTCCTAGTCCATGCTTTGATGGCGGGAATTTTAAATTTCATTCCTAACATTGGCCCCGCCGCCAGTGTGGTATTTCCCCTGATGATTGCTGTGCTGGACGCCCCCTGGAAAATCATTGCCGTACTAATTCTCTATTTCCTCATTCAAAATGTGGAAAGCTATTGGCTGACCCCCATTGTTATGGCCAAGCAAGTTTCCCTGCTGCCCGCGGTCACCCTCATCGCCCAACTATTTTTTGCCAGCATATTCGGACTTTTAGGTTTGATCCTAGCCCTACCCCTGACGGTGGTTTTAAAAACCTGGATTGAAGAAGCTCTGTTTAAAGATCTTTTGGATAATTGGCAATGAGCAATTCCAGTGGATCCCGTCTCCCCCAGCCAAAATCTTTTCCCATTCTGCGTCCCCTACTGACTCTATCAGCCTGGGCTTTACAGAGTCTTGTGGTGCCCCCTGTCCAGGCTGAAACGGTGTTGGAATCCATTAAATCCACTGGCTTACTCGAGGTAGCGATTCGAGACGACTCAGTGCCCTTTGGTTTTCGGGACGGCCCTGCCAATCAATGGACAGGCATTTGTGTGGACTTTATCCAAGCGTTACAAGCAGAGGTATCTGCCACCCTCGGGGGTCAACCTCTACTGGTAAAGTTTTATCAGTCCAGTTTGTTCAATCGCTATAACCTGGTGGCCGAAAAAGTAGTGGTGGTGGAGTGTGGCCCCAACACCATCCGCCGTGACCTACCATTGCCCATCACCTTTTCCCGGCCTTTTTTCGTCACAGGAACCCAATTTTTAATTCCCGCCGATCGCCTGGGGTCATTTGACAGTGATGGTGATTTGCGCGGGGAGAGAATCGGAGTCTTGGGCGGTACCAGTAACAGTGAATTTTTAGCGGCCCGTTATCCCGAAGCAGAACTGATTAATTTTCAGGGTTTTACAGCACGGCGTTTGGGGGTAGAAGCTCTTATGCAGGGGCGCATTGATGCTTTTGCCGGTGATGGCATTTTGCTGTTTGGAGAAGCCCTAGTGCTGGACATTCCTCTAGGGCGGAGTTATCGCCTTTATCCCCCCTATCCCCTGGATTGTCAGGGCTATGGGCTGATTTTGCCCGCCGATCAGCCGGAATGGGAAAATTTGGTTAACCGAGTTGTGACCTCCCCCAATTCCCGGGATATTTACCGCCGCTGGCTAGGCCCAATTTTCCCAGCTCTGGAAAGAATAGAACAGCATTGCCAGGCCA
The genomic region above belongs to Synechocystis sp. PCC 6803 substr. PCC-P and contains:
- a CDS encoding amino acid ABC transporter substrate-binding protein — encoded protein: MSNSSGSRLPQPKSFPILRPLLTLSAWALQSLVVPPVQAETVLESIKSTGLLEVAIRDDSVPFGFRDGPANQWTGICVDFIQALQAEVSATLGGQPLLVKFYQSSLFNRYNLVAEKVVVVECGPNTIRRDLPLPITFSRPFFVTGTQFLIPADRLGSFDSDGDLRGERIGVLGGTSNSEFLAARYPEAELINFQGFTARRLGVEALMQGRIDAFAGDGILLFGEALVLDIPLGRSYRLYPPYPLDCQGYGLILPADQPEWENLVNRVVTSPNSRDIYRRWLGPIFPALERIEQHCQARQKPSSPKEPTEDESPSGKEP